A genomic segment from Nicotiana tabacum cultivar K326 chromosome 9, ASM71507v2, whole genome shotgun sequence encodes:
- the LOC107818301 gene encoding uncharacterized protein LOC107818301 yields the protein MRKVLQSVRQIRSAVRYRKDNVFNSLVRRHHFSTDLSRGCLFKLSYNGGITRHSQPYYLSSRAMFAGVATVTNGVETRGGPLVEYERRIAEGELLDGDACQVGTLQELQRLYDQLIEKAEDCRLDKYASSDKAGRSRWLWSRLMPQSTYAPVKGLYLYGGVGTGKTMLMDLFFDQLPASWRKKRIHFHDFMLNVHSRLQKHKGVSDPLEVVAGEISDESILLCLDEFMVTDVADALILNRLFRQLFNNGVILVATSNRAPDNLYEGGLQRDLFLPFIATLKERCVAREIGSAVDYRKLTSAEQGFYFIGKDLSSLIKKHFQMLVGDAQPVPQEVEVVMGRKLQVPLGANGCAYFSFEELCDRPLGAADYFGLCKNFHTLALEGVPIVGLHNKTAAYRFVTLVDVIYENRARLLCTAEGTPVELFERIVTISDAQHMAPRTSSRSRKNDDFDLCVDNELGFAKDRTISRLTEINSKEYLEQHAEMLAKKQLQAGNRAENAMAA from the exons ATGAGGAAAGTTCTGCAGTCTGTGAGGCAAATTAGATCGGCTGTCCGGTATAGAAAAGATAATGTGTTTAACAGTCTTGTAAGAAGACATCATTTTTCGACTGATTTAAGTCGTGGGTGTTTATTTAAACTATCCTACAATGGCGGTATCACTAGACATAGTCAACCATATTACTTGTCGTCGAGAGCCATGTTTGCCGGTGTTGCTACAGTTACTAATGGAG TGGAGACCAGAGGAGGGCCTCTAGTGGAATATGAACGACGAATTGCTGAGGGTGAGCTATTGGATGGAGATGCTTGCCAG GTAGGCACATTGCAAGAACTCCAAAGACTTTATGATCAGCTTATCGAAAAAGCTGAAGACTGCCGGTTAGACAAATATGCCTCTTCTGATAAAGCCGGGAG GAGTAGATGGTTATGGTCTCGTCTCATGCCACAGTCAACATATGCCCCCGTCAAAGGATTATATCTTTATGGGGGAGTTGGGACAGGCAAAACTATGTTAATGGACCTGTTCTTCGACCAGTT GCCTGCCAGTTGGAGGAAAAAGAGAATCCATTTCCATGACTTCATGCTGAATGTTCACAGCCGATTGCAG AAGCACAAAGGTGTGTCGGATCCCCTAGAAGTTGTGGCAGGAGAGATATCGGACGAGTCCATATTGTTGTGTCTTGATGAATTCATG GTGACTGATGTGGCTGATGCACTGATACTGAACCGCTTATTTAGACAGTTATTTAACAACGGCGTT ATTCTTGTTGCTACTTCAAACCGTGCTCCCGATAACCTTTACGAAGGTGGACTGCAGAGGGACCTTTTCCTTCCTTTTATAGCTACTTTAAAG GAAAGATGTGTAGCACGTGAAATTGGTTCAGCGGTGGACTACAGGAAGTTGACTTCG gcCGAACAAGGCTTCTACTTTATTGGAAAAGATCTGTCGAGCCTTATTAAAAAGCATTTCCAAATGCTAGTTGGGGATGCTCAACCGGTTCCACAAGAGGTTGAAGTTGTCATGGGAAGGAAATTACAG GTTCCATTGGGTGCTAATGGATGTGCATATTTTTCATTTGAGGAACTCTGCGACCGGCCTCTTGGTGCAGCAGACTATTTTGGACTATGTA AAAACTTTCATACGCTGGCTCTAGAAGGCGTACCGATTGTTGGGCTTCACAATAAAACTGCAGCATACCGTTTTGTGACCTTGGTCGAT GTAATATATGAAAATAGAGCTCGACTTTTATGCACAGCCGAGGGAACTCCAGTTGAACTTTTCGAAAGAATTGTGACAATATCCGATGCCCAACACATGGCACCTAGAACATCTTCAAGGTCAAGGAAGAACGACGACTTTGACCTTTGTGTGGACAATGAATTGGGTTTTGCAAAAGATCGTACCATTAGTAG GTTGACTGAGATAAACAGCAAAGAATACTTAGAACAACACGCTGAAATGTTGGCCAAGAAGCAGCTTCAAGCCGGAAATCGTGCAGAAAATGCAATGGCGGCATAA